A DNA window from Brassica napus cultivar Da-Ae chromosome C1, Da-Ae, whole genome shotgun sequence contains the following coding sequences:
- the LOC106373899 gene encoding uncharacterized protein LOC106373899 translates to MSKIANLDFSALKSNGDNYLEWALDAKIMLRSKDLGDTITEDNNSSDKDKYRAIYMIRHHLQENLKTQYMTMENPYDLWIALQRRYDHQKTVLLPKTQYDWKHIRFLDYKSVDEYNSVLFRIVSLLRLYGEKVTEEEMLNKTLSTSQTKLITWSLKLQTY, encoded by the coding sequence atGTCAAAGATTGCGAATCTTGATTTCAGTGCTTTGAAAAGCAATGGTGACAACTACTTGGAATGGGCGCTTGATGCAAAGATCATGCTGCGATCAAAAGATCTTGGTGACACAATCACCGAAGACAACAATTCCAGTGACAAAGACAAGTATAGAGCTATCTACATGATACGCCACCATCTCCAAGAGAACTTGAAAACTCAGTACATGACCATGGAAAATCCATATGACCTTTGGATCGCTTTACAGCGAAGATATgaccaccagaaaacggtgttgcttccaaagacTCAATATGATTGGAAACACATAAGGTTCTTGGACTACAAATCAGTAGACGAGTACAACTCAGTCCTGTTCAGAATTGTGTCATTGTTAAGGTTATATGGTGAAAAAGTAACCGAGGAAGAGATGCTTAATAAAACTCTCTCCACGAGTCAGACAAAGTTGATCACATGGAGTTTGAAACTTCAGACATACtga